From the Merismopedia glauca CCAP 1448/3 genome, the window GTAACCACCTTCAGAGGAGGAGGTTATCGCGAATATCAAGTTATAGATGCTAATCTTGCTATTAAAGTTCGCGAAGCCATCCCAGAAGTATTAACCTTAATGCCTACAGGCATATCAGCTTTAGTAGCATTAGAACAAGTGGGAGAGATGAAAAGCAATGAAGTGGTTTTAGTAACGGCAGCAGCAGGAGGAACGGGACATATTGCGGTACAGTTAGCGAAGTTAGCAGGTAATCATGTCATTGGTATTTGTGGATCGGAAACCAAAGTAGAATTACTGAAGAAATTGGGATGCGATCGCATTATTAATTACCGCACCGAAAACCTTGATCGCATTCTTAAAACTGAATATCCTAATGGCATTAACTTAGTTTTTGATTGTGTCGGTAAACAAGTTTTTGATGCTTGTTTGGCAAACTTAGCAATTAGAGGACGTTTAGTTTCTATCGGTTTCATTTCCGAATATGGCAAAAGTGTAGAGGAAGTCACACAACCTCGCATTTATCACCAACTATTTTGGAAAGCTGCTTCTGTACGCGGTTTTCTGATGCCTCTTTATCAAGAATATGCTGCCGAAGTGCGCGATCGCCTCTTGAATCTCTTTTATTCTGGTAAACTCAAAGTGGCGATCGCGCCAACTCAATTTCACGGGATAGAATCTATTCCTACTGCTGTCGCATATCTTCTCAGTGGGCAAAATTGTGGCAAAGTAGTTGTCAGGTTTGTAGGGGCGGGTTTAGCAGATCGATATTAATTTTACAGATTGATATCAAACAAAACCGGCCCTCTTCAGATTCATACTTATTGTTTGCATCTAGTTAGGAGATTGCGATGAC encodes:
- a CDS encoding zinc-binding dehydrogenase; translation: MERNARTYKKLIAKQFDRDFQSAVEIVELLIPKPAANEILIQNRFAGINSGFDTLLCQGKVPYVNLTPPFDLGVEAVGEVVAVGDDVGDLKVGDAVVTTFRGGGYREYQVIDANLAIKVREAIPEVLTLMPTGISALVALEQVGEMKSNEVVLVTAAAGGTGHIAVQLAKLAGNHVIGICGSETKVELLKKLGCDRIINYRTENLDRILKTEYPNGINLVFDCVGKQVFDACLANLAIRGRLVSIGFISEYGKSVEEVTQPRIYHQLFWKAASVRGFLMPLYQEYAAEVRDRLLNLFYSGKLKVAIAPTQFHGIESIPTAVAYLLSGQNCGKVVVRFVGAGLADRY